From the Thermoanaerobacterales bacterium genome, the window TCCAGGACGGCTGGCCGGTGAACCCGGTGCCGAGCTGGGCGCCGTAACCGCTGTACAGGTTGGCGCCGGGGATGTTCTGGCCCCACTGGGCGCCGCCGAAGGCCTGGTAAGGCTGCTGGCCGGTGGCGGAGTACTGCTGCGCCAGGCTGGAGATCTGGTTCAGGCTCTGGTTGAGGGCGCCGGCCATCTGGTTGATGCGCTGCAGTTGCTGGGCGGCGGTGGCCTCCATCTGCTGCATCTGGGCCAGCTTGGCCGCGTTCGACTGCTCGTCGCGGGCCAGGTTGGTAGCCATGTTGGCAATGTTGTTCAGGTCTTGGCGCAAGTTATTGATCTGCTGCTGGAGCTGCTGGAAACGATAGGGCATGGTGAAGAACCTCCTTTGTCATTTTCCCTTATTATTCACAGGGCTGCCAAGTTTATTAGTGGCAGTTAACGGTTTGACTGGCGGTAAACGGCACCCAGGGGGAAGCCCGGGGAGGGGGTGGCCAGGCCTTGAAGGTTACGACTCAAGGCCACGGATTCGACCCCGTGGGTGAGGGGAATCCAGGGGGTGTCGGCAAGGATGATCTGCTGCGCCTGCCGGTAAAGCTCAGAGCGCCGCTTCTCGTCTTGTTCCCTCTGTGCGCGGGCCAGGAGCAGGTCCGCCCGGGGGTTGCTGTAACGGCTGATGTTCTGGCCGCACGGGATCTGTGACGTGGCCAGCAGATTATAAAGGAAGTTATCCGGATCTCCGTTGTCTCCCACCCACCCATAGAGAAAAGCGTCCCCCTCCTGACGCCGGAGGGCTTCTTTGAAGGCCTCCCAGGGGTAACTGCGTACCTGTACGCGGATACCGGCCATAGCAAGCCGTTCAGCGACGGCCCGGGCGAGGGCGGTCCCGCCGGTCGGCGCATAGGGCCTGGCGTCCCGGTAGGTGACCAGGGTGAAGGAGAGCCCCGAAGCGGTTCCTGCGGGCGTTGGCCGTTCAGCTGCCTCCATGGGCCCGGTTCCCCCGCCGGAACCGAGGATGCCGGGCGGCAGCAGCCCGGATGCGGGAAGAGCCAGTCCATCCGGAAATACCTCGGCGACCAGGGCGGAAACGTCCAGCGCCTCCGCGACGGCACGGCGCAGGGATGGATTGCCAAAGGGCGGCTTGTTCGTATAGAATCCCATGTAACACAGGTTCTGGCCCGGCGCGGCCAGTATCCGGTACGGCGCCCCCGTAGGGGCGCCGGCCACGCCGGGGTCATCGGCGGCGTCGATGCACCCGGAGGCCAGCTCCGCGAGGCGCTGTTCGCGCCTGGGGATAACAACGAACCGGAGTTCCCGTGTCCGCGGCTGTGGTCCCCAGTAGTGCGGTACCCGCTGAAGGGTTATGCGGCTTGCGGTCCAAGCGGTGATTTGGTATGGGCCGGTTCCGGCGGGGATGCCGTCCGCTCCGGGGTCGCCTGTAACGGCGGCCTGCAGCATGGCCAGGTTGCGGATGAAGGGCGCATAGGGATAGCGTAGGCGGAAGCGAACCCGCCGCTCGTCCAGGGCCTCGACCGTGTCGACCGGAGCGTAGATGAAGCCGGCGTACGGCGAACGTTCTCTCCGCTGGGCCTCGATGGCATGGACCACGGCGGCGGCGTCGCATGGGACGCCGCCGTGGAACCGAACGCCGGGGCGGATCTCAAAGGTCCAGGTCAGGCCGTCGTCGGAAACATCCCAGCGGCGTGCCAGGGCGGGCTCGATTTCACCCGGGCTCCCGGGCCGGAAACGGACCAGACCCTCGAAGACATTACCCAGAACGCGGCGGGACGGATCGTCCAAAGCCAGCGCGGGGTTGATGGCCCGGGGTGCGGCGGCCAGGCCCCAGACAATGCGGCCGGAAGGCGGGGCCGGCTCCCGGCGCGCTTGAACGGCCAGCAAGAGGATCCCGGCCAGTAAGAGAAGGACGAACCCCAAAGACAGGCGGAACGGTAAGCGGAAAACCATTCCCGGCCTCCCTGCTGTGCTAATAAATGGATATTCTTGATGCTAATTACTAAATCCTGCTTGGTTCCAAGCATGTAATGGTTAAAGGCCCAGGTTACGGGTCATTGCTAGAAAAAAGAGGAGTGGGGATGGGGATGCGTTTCGGTCCGGCGGGGAACGCCGCTTCGTTTTATGAACAGGGCCATAAGTCTTCGGTCGATGCCCCGGGATGGCTCCGGAAACTGGGATTGGACGCCTACGAGTATCAGTGTGTGCGGGGCGTGAACGTCGGCGAGGTCACCGCGCGGGCCATCGGGCGGCAAGCCGTCGCACACGATATCGCCCTCAGTATCCATGCGCCGTACTACATTAACTTCGGGAGTGAAAAACCGGAGCATATCGCCAAGAGCAAGCGTTATCTCCTGGATTCGCTGCGGGCGGCGCGGTGGATGGGAGCGACGCGGGTGGTGTTTCATGCGGGGAGTGCCGGAGCGGACCGCGCCCGGGCCCTGGCCCGGGCCAGGGAAGCCCTGCGTGAGGTGCTGGCCGAGGCCGGGGAGGAGGGCCTGGATGGTATCTTCATCTGTCCCGAAACCCTGGGGAAGCTGAGTTCTCTCGGCCTGCTGGACGAGGTCCTGGCCCTGTGTGACCTGGACGAGCGTATGCTGCCCGCCATCGACTTTGCACACGTCCATGCCATCACCGGGGGAATGCTCACCGATCGTGCGGCCTTCGCCGCCGTCCTCGACCGGGTGGCCGCGGCCGTTGGAACGGAACGCCTGCGGCGGCTGCACATCCATTTCAGTCCGGTGGAGTTCACGGAGTCCGGGGAGCGCCGCCACCGCACGTTGAAAGAGGAAGGTTTCGGGCCCGATTTCCCCCCGCTGGCCGAGGAAATCGTCGCCCGCGGGATGTCTCCGGTCCTGATCTGCGAGTCCGACGGCACCCAGGCGGAGGATGCGCTGGCATACCAGAAAATGTTCCGGCAGCTGGTGGAAAAATCTTAAATTAGCAAAAACCATTTACATTTCGTATCCTGTTCTATAAAATTATCTGCGTGCGACGAATCCCGCCGCTGCGGAGAGGGGATGGCTGCCTTGCTGCCGGTGCCGCAAAAATACTTCCTTACGGCTGCTTGCGCCGAAGGGGAAAGCCGTCTGAACGCTTTTGATAACGCGCTTTTGGCCGGGCGTATCGGCAATGTAAACCTGATCCGGGTCTCGAGCATCCTGCCGCCGGGGGCGGTATACGATCCCGGCCTGGAACTGCCGCCGGGGGTGCTGGTGCCGACCGCCTACGGATCGATCATCAGCGAGACCCCGGGGGAACTCATCGCCGCCGCGGTCGGAGTAGGATTATCCGAGGATACCTTCGGGGTGATTATGGAATTCTCGGGGAAGTGCAGCCGTGAAGAGGCCTACGAGAAGATCGACCGCATGCTGGAGGAGGCCTTCAGCCGGCGGGGGATGAAGCTTGTCGAAAAGAAGATCGCCGCCTGCGAACACCGCGTGGTGCGGATCGGGTGCTGCCTGGCCGCCGTGCCGCTCTGGTATTAGGCGATAAACAGCAAAGGGGGACCGGCCATTGCCTATCTGGTACAGTGAACAGCAGAACGAAAACCTCTTGCTGAGCTGTCGGATCCGACAGACGCTGCACGTGGAGAAGACGCCCTTTCAGGATCTGGCAGTGGTCGACACCGTCCAGTTTGGGCGCATGCTCGTTTTGGACGGGGTGGTTCAGACGGCCATTGCCGACGAGTTTGCGTACCACGAAATGCTGGCCCATGTCCCGCTGAACGCTCACCCGGCGCCGCGCCGTGTTTTGATCATCGGCGGCGGTGACGGCGGATTAATGCGCGAAGTGGTAAAGCATAAAGCCGTGGAGCGGGCGACCCTGTGTGAGATCGACGAGCGCGTGGTGGAGGTATCCAAGCAGTATCTCCCCGAACTTGCCGTAGGCTTCGAACACCCTAAGGCCGAGGTTTTTATCGGGGACGGCATCAGGTATGTGTCCGAGCGCAAGGACACCTTTGACGTGATTCTTTGCGACTCGACCGATCCGATCGGTCCCTCGGTGGGCCTCTTCAGCCGGGAGTTCTACCAGGCGGTGTATGAGGCGCTGCGGCCCGACGGGATCTTCGTCGCCCAGACGGAATCGCCGTACTTCCATACCGGTATGTTCGCCCGCATCCTGAACGACCTGCGGGGTATCTTCCCCGTCGCCCGGGGTTACTGGACCTTGGTGCCCAGCTACCCCAGCGCGGCGTGGAGTTTTTCCCTCGGTTCAAAGAAGTACGATCCCCTGGCGGTTGAGGTGGAGCAGATCCCGGACCTTGGCACCCGGTACTATACGCCGGAGATCCACAAGGCCGCCTTCGCCCTGCCGCGGTTCGTCCTAAACGAAATTGAGGAGCAGGCCAAGAAGGGTGCATAACTACATTCGCAAGGACCACGGTTTCATCGCCGCCATCTCCGAATACAACCCGGCTTCGGTGGTGATGGTCGGCGCGCCGCTGGACATTACGGTCACCTTTCGGCCGGGCACGCGGGACGGCCCCACGGCCATCAGGGTTATGTCCCAGAGCCTGGAGGATTACAGCCTGGAATTGGGGCGGGAGTTGAACAGTGTCCCCGTGTATGATGCCGGGGACCTTGTCCTGCCCGCCGGCGACTTGGCGGCGAGCCTGGGCCGTATTGAGGATGCGGTCGATGCCGTCATGGGCGACGGCAAACTCCCCCTTCTCCTTGGCGGCGAACACCTCCTTACCCTGCCCGCCGTGAAGGCCGCGGCGCGGCGCTACCCCGACCTGATCGTTGTCCAGTTTGACGCCCATGCCGACCTCCTCGACAGCTATGAAGGCGCCACCCTGTCCCATGCCACCGTGATGCGCCGGGTGGCGGAGATCGTGGGTGAGGAGAACGTCGTCCAGTTGGGGATCCGCTCCGCGACGAGGGATGAGGTCGCCTTCGCCAGGGACAACACCCTGATGTATTGTTACGACGTGATCCCCGCCCTGGACGAGATCCTGCAGGCCATCAAGGGGCGCCCGGTCTACGTCACCGTGGACATCGACGTCGTAGACCCGGCCTTTGCCCCGGGGGTGGGAACGCCTGAGCCCGGCGGAATCGACGCGCGGGAGTTCATCCAGGCGGCCTACTACCTGTATGACATGAACGTCATCGGCATGGACCTGGTCGAGGTCAACCCGGCTTTTGACCGCGCCAACCTTACCGCGCTCCTGGCCGCCAAGTTTCTGCGGGAGGCCATCCTCTGCCTGGGCCGTGCCGGCCGCGCGAAGATCAAGGTCGTCGACAGCCGCCTGGCCGAGCGCAAGAACGTCAACAGGAGTTGACACGCGCGCCCGTTTTTTATATACTGAGAATGTCGCCGCGGAGCCGTGGTGTAGCCTGGTTTAACATACTGGCCTGTCAAGCCAGAGATCGCGGGTTCAAATCCCGTCGGCTCCGCCATAAATAAGGTTACAATATGCCAAGGTAGCTCAGTAGGTAGAGCAGGGGACTGAAAATCCCCGTGTCGGCGGTTCGATTCCGTCCCTTGGCACCAGTTCGGAAGTTCATACGCGGAAGTGGCTCAGCGGTAGAGCATCGCCTTGCCAAGGCGAGGGTCGCGGGTTCGAATCCCGTCTTCCGCTCCATAAGATAAAAAACCCTTTGCCGAGAGGCAAAGGGTTTTTGAATCTGTGATAAACTTTAAGCATAAATTAGTTGAAGTGGTGCTGGCTTTTGCTGATATTGGTCATTGACGATGAACCCCACATCCTGGAACTGGTCAGGTTCAACCTTGAGAAGGAGGGTTTTGAGACGGCCCTCGCGGCCGATGGGTTGCAGGGGCTGGAAATGGCCCGCGGGCTCAAGCCGGACCTGGTCATTCTCGACCTTATGCTCCCGGAAATGGACGGGTACCAGGTCTGCCGGGAGTTGCGGAGCGATCCTCAGTTGACCGGCGTGCCGGTGATCATGCTTACGGCCCGGGATCAGGAACTGGACAAGGTCCTGGGATTTGAACTCGGCGCCGACGACTACGTCACGAAGCCCTTCAGTCCCCGGGAACTGTTGGCCCGGGTGAAGGCGCAGCTGCGGCGCCGGACAGCGGCGGCGCTGCCGGCGGAGAGGCGGCCGGAGAGCGAGATCCGTATCGCGGACCTGGTAATCAGGCCGTCCCGCTTCGAGGTCGAGGTTCGGGGCGAGCCGGTGCGGCTCTCCCGTAAGGAGTTTAATCTCCTGCTCCTCATGGCCTCCCACCCCGGGCAGGTGTTCACCCGGGACCAATTACTGGAGCGTATCTGGGGTTATGACGCCGTCGATGGAACCCGTACCGTGGATGTGCACGTCCGTTACTTGCGGCGCAAGATTGAGGAAGACCCGGCACACCCCCGGTATATCGAGACGGTCCGTGGCCTCGGCTACCGCATGAAAGGTTAGGCCGCGGGGTAAGATATAAGATAGAGGAGGTGATAAATGGGTGCAGCGTTACAGGAGCGCAATGGCCGAAATGCTCCGGGAGCGGCGGCGGCTGTTGGAACAACTCCACGGGACAGGGGAGAGCCGCGAAGAGGTCTTGAACCGCCTGCGCCAGGTGGAGGAGCGGATCAAGGCCGAGGAACGCCGGGGTCCGCGGTCCTACCTGGATCACATTATGGAACGCTCGGGGCAGCATGAAGAAGACAGAGGCTAATCAGGCCTCTTTTTTCATGCCGTGCCCGGGGCCTTTGAATTTGACAGTGCCAATTACAGGAAATATGCTAAAATTACTTGCACAACGAGGAGGCACTCCTTTTTGCCCGTGCGGGTAGGTTGGTACTGCGTTTATACCCCTGAAGAGATCATCGCCGCCGCGGGGTGTGAGCCTTACCGGCTGGTCCCCCCCGATGGTATCGAGGGAAACACTCCGCTTTTGCCGTCTACTCTCTGCCCCCTTGTGCGTTGCCTCGTCACCGGCCTTGAACAGGGCGCTTTTCCGCCCCTCAACGGAGTCATCATCGTCAACTCCTGTCACGCCATGTTACACCTTTATAACGCCCTCGCCCACCGCTTTACCGAAGAGCCGTTTGTCTTTCTTCTCGATATGCCCCGCCGGGACGGCCCCGCGGCGACGACGCGGCTGGCCGCGGAACTGCGGGTCCTGGCGGCCTTTCTCGGCACACGGTCGGGACGTTCGGTCACTACGGAACGCTTATGGGCGACCATCCGTGAACAGGGCAATGCCCTTCTTGCGGCAGAAGGCCCTGGGGCGCCCGGCGTCCGGGGGATGCGGAAGGCAGGACCGCGGGTCGCCCTGGCCGGTTCCTTGCCGCCCCCCGGTCTGGCGGCCCTGGTTGAGGAGGCCGGAGGGGCGGTGGTTACGGATGATCTTTGCGGCGGCCGGCGCTACCGGTCCGGCCGGGGGGCGGTCCTGGAAGAAGCCCTGGCCGCGGAACGGGATGGGGAAGATCCCTTTGCCGTTCTTGCCCGGAGCCACCTGCGCCGCTCGCCTCCCTGCCCCCGGTTCGTGACGCGGGGGGATGGGCGCCGGCGGGAGCTGCTGAAGCTGGTGGAAACGCACGACCTGCGGGGCTTGATTTACCATACCTTGAAGTTCTGCGACCTCAGCCATTATGACTACCTGTGGGTCCGGGAAGCCCTGCGGGAAAAGGGCGTGCCGGTATTGCACCTGGAAACCGAACTGGGCACTCGCGACCTGGGCCGTTTACGCACCCGCGTTGAGGCCTTCCTGGAGATGCTGCTATGAGAGAGGGGGGCGGCTTGGTAACAAAACTGCGGACCTTACTGGGCGAGGACCTCAGGCGCCACGCGCTCGCCTCGCCTGTCACGTACCGTCTCGCCAGGGAGTTGGTCGTATGCCGCAAGACGTATACTTGGAAAGCGACGAGGATGGCGGCGGCTTTCGGCCTGGATCTTACCGCGGCCGCCTACCGCCGGAAGAACCCGGTGGCATGGACGAGCGCCTTCTTCCCGACCGAACTGCTCTACGCGATGGGCATCGTCCCCTTTGCCCCGGAGACCGCATCGGCCGCGGCGGCCTCTTTGGGCGTGGCGGAGGCCGCGCTGGATCTGGCGGACCGGGCAGGGGTGGCCAGGGATACTTGCTCATTTCACCGTGTTACCGCCGGGTGTGCCCTGGGGGGCTACTTCCCCCCGCCGGATTTCCTGCTGGCCACAACCCACCTTTGCGATGGGGCCCCACAGCTTTTTCGCTATCTGGCGGACTACTACGGCCGGTCCTTCTTTGTAGTGGACGTGCCTGTTTCCTGGACGCCCGCAACCCAGACCTACGTGGCGGCGCAGCTGGAGGAGCTGATCCGTTTCCTGCGGAAGCACACCGGAAAAGACCTGGACCCGGAGCGCCTTCGAAAGGCCTTCGCCGCATCCAACCGGGCGCGGGAGGCCTTGCGCCAGGTCAACGCGGCCCGGCAGGCCGCTCCCGCCCCTTTGGGCACCGGCCCAAACCTGGACTTCCTTTACCTGCTTTTTGTGGGGTTCGGCCACCCCCAGACGGCCACCGTTTTTGCGACCCTGGCCGGGGAGTTAAGGGAGCGCCGTCCTTCCGCGGCGGATGAACACCCCGAACGAGTTCGCCTTTTGTGGCTGCACCTGAAGCCCTATTTCCCCAACCCCCTTCTTGAGCGCCTCGCGGCATTCCCGGGCGTGGCGGTGGCCTTTGAGGAGATGAACCACGTTTACTGGCCGGCCCTGGACCCGGCAAGGCCTTTTTGGAGTCTGGCGGCGAAGGTTCTCAGCCACTTCGGGGTCGGTCCGGTCACGCGGCGGGTCGCAACCCTGCGTTACCTGGCCAAGACGTATAGAGCCCGGGGCATAGTCCATTTTAATCACTGGGGCTGCCGGCAGGGCAACGGGGGAGCGCTTGTCATGCGGGACACCTTGCGCGACTCCGGCTTACCGGTACTCATTCTGGAAGGAGACTGCGTGGACCGCTCTAACTTCGCGGAAGGGCCGGCCTGCACGCGCCTTGAGGGGTTCATTGAAATGTTTTTGGCCAACGGGATGGGTTAACCTGTGAAAATCCCGGCCGCAATTTTTTAACGTTTTCTTAATAAGAGAATAATCGGCACTTAACATGTTTGCGGTATTGTTACCTTGGCCATACATGACAAGCTCCGGTATTAAGCCCTTCTTCTTTGCGGCGATGAAGGGGAGGGAGGAGACCTTCGCATGACGCACGGATCTAAATGGCTTGGCGTGCTGGCCGCCGCCGTCCTGGCCATGGCCCTGGCAGTGGCCGGTTGCGGCCCGAAATCCGGCACGGGGGGTCTTTCCGGCAATGTCACGGCGGTCGGCTCCACCGCCCTGCAACCCCTCGTTGAAGAGGCGGCGTACCTGTTTATGGCGAAGAACCCGGGTATCCGGATCTCCGTCCAGGGCGGCGGGAGCGGCACCGGCCTGAGCCAGGTCTTCGGCGGCGGGGCGGACATCGGCAACTCCGACATTTTCGCCGAGGAAAAGGACGGCATCGACGCCGGCCAGTTGGTGGACCACAAGGTATGTGTCACCGGCTTCGCCCTGATCACCCACCCGGAGAACAAGGTGGACAACCTGACGAGGCAGCAGATCAAAGACATCTTTACCGGCAAGATCAAGAACTGGAGCGAGGTCGGCGGGGACGACCGGAAGATCGTTCTCATAAATAGGGCAAAAGGCTCCGGCACCCGGGCGACCTTTAAGAAATACGTTATGGACGGCCTGGAAGAGGCTCCGGGTGACGCCGAGCAGGAGTCGTCCGGGACCGTGCGCAAGGTCGTCTCCGAAACCCCGGGCGCGATCAGCTACCTGGCCCTGCCCTACGTAGACAGCAGCATGGTCAAGGCCCTGAAGATCGACGGCGTGGATGCGGGTCTTGAAAGCATCGCGAGCGGCAGGTACCCCTTCTGGTCATACGAGCATATGTACACCAAGGGTGAACCACAGGGGGCGGTCAAGGTCTTCCTCGACTACATGTCCGGCGAAGAGGTGCAGGCCGGCCTGGTTGAGAAGTTCGGCTTCATTCCCATCGGAGCCATGAAGGTGGAGCGTAGCGCGGATTAAGGCATCATCCCTGCAATTGTTGATCGCCAAGGGTGGGAGGAGAGAACGTGTCGGACGTGCCGGGCCGTGTCAACGGCCTTGAACAGGAATCGCCCGC encodes:
- a CDS encoding response regulator transcription factor, with the translated sequence MLILVIDDEPHILELVRFNLEKEGFETALAADGLQGLEMARGLKPDLVILDLMLPEMDGYQVCRELRSDPQLTGVPVIMLTARDQELDKVLGFELGADDYVTKPFSPRELLARVKAQLRRRTAAALPAERRPESEIRIADLVIRPSRFEVEVRGEPVRLSRKEFNLLLLMASHPGQVFTRDQLLERIWGYDAVDGTRTVDVHVRYLRRKIEEDPAHPRYIETVRGLGYRMKG
- the speB gene encoding agmatinase; this encodes MHNYIRKDHGFIAAISEYNPASVVMVGAPLDITVTFRPGTRDGPTAIRVMSQSLEDYSLELGRELNSVPVYDAGDLVLPAGDLAASLGRIEDAVDAVMGDGKLPLLLGGEHLLTLPAVKAAARRYPDLIVVQFDAHADLLDSYEGATLSHATVMRRVAEIVGEENVVQLGIRSATRDEVAFARDNTLMYCYDVIPALDEILQAIKGRPVYVTVDIDVVDPAFAPGVGTPEPGGIDAREFIQAAYYLYDMNVIGMDLVEVNPAFDRANLTALLAAKFLREAILCLGRAGRAKIKVVDSRLAERKNVNRS
- the speE gene encoding polyamine aminopropyltransferase, with the protein product MPIWYSEQQNENLLLSCRIRQTLHVEKTPFQDLAVVDTVQFGRMLVLDGVVQTAIADEFAYHEMLAHVPLNAHPAPRRVLIIGGGDGGLMREVVKHKAVERATLCEIDERVVEVSKQYLPELAVGFEHPKAEVFIGDGIRYVSERKDTFDVILCDSTDPIGPSVGLFSREFYQAVYEALRPDGIFVAQTESPYFHTGMFARILNDLRGIFPVARGYWTLVPSYPSAAWSFSLGSKKYDPLAVEVEQIPDLGTRYYTPEIHKAAFALPRFVLNEIEEQAKKGA
- a CDS encoding ABC transporter substrate-binding protein translates to MVFRLPFRLSLGFVLLLLAGILLLAVQARREPAPPSGRIVWGLAAAPRAINPALALDDPSRRVLGNVFEGLVRFRPGSPGEIEPALARRWDVSDDGLTWTFEIRPGVRFHGGVPCDAAAVVHAIEAQRRERSPYAGFIYAPVDTVEALDERRVRFRLRYPYAPFIRNLAMLQAAVTGDPGADGIPAGTGPYQITAWTASRITLQRVPHYWGPQPRTRELRFVVIPRREQRLAELASGCIDAADDPGVAGAPTGAPYRILAAPGQNLCYMGFYTNKPPFGNPSLRRAVAEALDVSALVAEVFPDGLALPASGLLPPGILGSGGGTGPMEAAERPTPAGTASGLSFTLVTYRDARPYAPTGGTALARAVAERLAMAGIRVQVRSYPWEAFKEALRRQEGDAFLYGWVGDNGDPDNFLYNLLATSQIPCGQNISRYSNPRADLLLARAQREQDEKRRSELYRQAQQIILADTPWIPLTHGVESVALSRNLQGLATPSPGFPLGAVYRQSNR
- a CDS encoding 2-hydroxyacyl-CoA dehydratase family protein, translating into MRVGWYCVYTPEEIIAAAGCEPYRLVPPDGIEGNTPLLPSTLCPLVRCLVTGLEQGAFPPLNGVIIVNSCHAMLHLYNALAHRFTEEPFVFLLDMPRRDGPAATTRLAAELRVLAAFLGTRSGRSVTTERLWATIREQGNALLAAEGPGAPGVRGMRKAGPRVALAGSLPPPGLAALVEEAGGAVVTDDLCGGRRYRSGRGAVLEEALAAERDGEDPFAVLARSHLRRSPPCPRFVTRGDGRRRELLKLVETHDLRGLIYHTLKFCDLSHYDYLWVREALREKGVPVLHLETELGTRDLGRLRTRVEAFLEMLL
- a CDS encoding TIM barrel protein; protein product: MRFGPAGNAASFYEQGHKSSVDAPGWLRKLGLDAYEYQCVRGVNVGEVTARAIGRQAVAHDIALSIHAPYYINFGSEKPEHIAKSKRYLLDSLRAARWMGATRVVFHAGSAGADRARALARAREALREVLAEAGEEGLDGIFICPETLGKLSSLGLLDEVLALCDLDERMLPAIDFAHVHAITGGMLTDRAAFAAVLDRVAAAVGTERLRRLHIHFSPVEFTESGERRHRTLKEEGFGPDFPPLAEEIVARGMSPVLICESDGTQAEDALAYQKMFRQLVEKS
- a CDS encoding 2-hydroxyacyl-CoA dehydratase family protein, with product MVTKLRTLLGEDLRRHALASPVTYRLARELVVCRKTYTWKATRMAAAFGLDLTAAAYRRKNPVAWTSAFFPTELLYAMGIVPFAPETASAAAASLGVAEAALDLADRAGVARDTCSFHRVTAGCALGGYFPPPDFLLATTHLCDGAPQLFRYLADYYGRSFFVVDVPVSWTPATQTYVAAQLEELIRFLRKHTGKDLDPERLRKAFAASNRAREALRQVNAARQAAPAPLGTGPNLDFLYLLFVGFGHPQTATVFATLAGELRERRPSAADEHPERVRLLWLHLKPYFPNPLLERLAAFPGVAVAFEEMNHVYWPALDPARPFWSLAAKVLSHFGVGPVTRRVATLRYLAKTYRARGIVHFNHWGCRQGNGGALVMRDTLRDSGLPVLILEGDCVDRSNFAEGPACTRLEGFIEMFLANGMG
- a CDS encoding phosphate ABC transporter substrate-binding protein; the encoded protein is MTHGSKWLGVLAAAVLAMALAVAGCGPKSGTGGLSGNVTAVGSTALQPLVEEAAYLFMAKNPGIRISVQGGGSGTGLSQVFGGGADIGNSDIFAEEKDGIDAGQLVDHKVCVTGFALITHPENKVDNLTRQQIKDIFTGKIKNWSEVGGDDRKIVLINRAKGSGTRATFKKYVMDGLEEAPGDAEQESSGTVRKVVSETPGAISYLALPYVDSSMVKALKIDGVDAGLESIASGRYPFWSYEHMYTKGEPQGAVKVFLDYMSGEEVQAGLVEKFGFIPIGAMKVERSAD
- a CDS encoding arginine decarboxylase, pyruvoyl-dependent, producing the protein MAALLPVPQKYFLTAACAEGESRLNAFDNALLAGRIGNVNLIRVSSILPPGAVYDPGLELPPGVLVPTAYGSIISETPGELIAAAVGVGLSEDTFGVIMEFSGKCSREEAYEKIDRMLEEAFSRRGMKLVEKKIAACEHRVVRIGCCLAAVPLWY